A window of the Halichoerus grypus chromosome 2, mHalGry1.hap1.1, whole genome shotgun sequence genome harbors these coding sequences:
- the G6PC1 gene encoding glucose-6-phosphatase catalytic subunit 1 isoform X1, translated as MEQGMNALHDFGIQSTHYLQVNYQDSQDWFILVSVIADLRNAFYVLFPIWFHLREAVGIKLLWVAVIGDWLNLVFKWILFGQRPYWWVMDTDYYSNTSVPLIKQFPVTCETGPGSPSGHAMGTAGVYYVMVTSTLAIFRGKRKPTYRFRCLNVILWLGFWAVQLNVCLSRIYLAAHFPHQVIAGVLSGIAVAETFRHIQSIYNASLKKYFLITFFLFGFAIGFYLLLKGLGVDLLWTLEKAKRWCERPEWVHIDTTPFASLLKNLGTLFGLGLALNSSMYRESCKGKLNKWFPFRLSCIVVSLILLHLFDSLKPPSQVELIFYVLSFCKSAAVPLASVGLIPYCLARVLGQQDKKSL; from the exons atggagcaAGGAATGAATGCTCTTCATGACTTTGGGATCCAGTCAACGCACTACCTCCAGGTGAATTACCAGGACTCCCAGGATTGGTTCATCTTGGTGTCCGTGATCGCAGACCTCAGGAATGCCTTCTACGTCCTCTTCCCCATCTGGTTCCATCTCCGTGAAGCTGTGGGCATCAAGCTCCTCTGGGTAGCTGTGATTGGAGACTGGCTCAACCTCGTCTTTAAGTG GATTCTATTTGGACAGCGCCCATACTGGTGGGTCATGGACACTGATTACTACAGCAACACCTCCGTGCCACTGATTAAGCAGTTTCCAGTCACCTGTGAGACTGGACCAG GGAGTCCCTCTGGCCATGCCATGGGTACAGCGGGTGTATACTACGTGATGGTCACATCCACCCTCGCTATCTTTCGGGGAAAGAGAAAGCCAACCTACAGATTTCG GTGCTTGAACGTCATTTTGTGGTTGGGATTCTGGGCCGTGCAGCTAAACGTCTGTCTGTCCCGAATCTACCTTGCTGCTCATTTTCCCCATCAGGTCATTGCCGGAGTCCTGTCAG GCATTGCTGTTGCTGAAACTTTCCGTCACATCCAGAGCATCTACAATGCCAGCCTCAAGAAGTATTTTCTCATTACCTTCTTCTTGTTTGGTTTTGCCATTGGATTTTACCTGCTGCTCAAGGGACTGGGTGTAGACCTCCTGTGGACACTAGAAAAAGCCAAGAGATGGTGTGAGCGGCCGGAATGGGTCCACATTGACACCACGCCCTTTGCCAGCCTCCTCAAGAACTTGGGGACCCTCTTTGGCCTGGGCTTGGCTCTCAACTCCAGCATGTATAGGGAGAGTTGCAAGGGCAAGCTCAACAAGTGGTTCCCATTCCGCCTCAGCTGCATTGTGGTCTCTCTCATCCTCCTGCACCTCTTTGACTCTTTGAAACCCCCATCCCAAGTTGAGCTGATCTTCTATGTCCTGTCCTTCTGCAAGAGCGCAGCCGTGCCCCTGGCATCTGTCGGCCTCATCCCCTACTGCCTTGCCCGGGTCCTGGGCCAGCAGGATAAGAAGTCTTTGTAA
- the G6PC1 gene encoding glucose-6-phosphatase catalytic subunit 1 isoform X2, giving the protein MRSNPENWAPTLVRHLPAVCPGILFGQRPYWWVMDTDYYSNTSVPLIKQFPVTCETGPGSPSGHAMGTAGVYYVMVTSTLAIFRGKRKPTYRFRCLNVILWLGFWAVQLNVCLSRIYLAAHFPHQVIAGVLSGIAVAETFRHIQSIYNASLKKYFLITFFLFGFAIGFYLLLKGLGVDLLWTLEKAKRWCERPEWVHIDTTPFASLLKNLGTLFGLGLALNSSMYRESCKGKLNKWFPFRLSCIVVSLILLHLFDSLKPPSQVELIFYVLSFCKSAAVPLASVGLIPYCLARVLGQQDKKSL; this is encoded by the exons ATGAGAAGTAACCCAGAGAACTGGGCTCCAACCCTTGTTCGGCACCTACCGGCTGTATGTCCTGG GATTCTATTTGGACAGCGCCCATACTGGTGGGTCATGGACACTGATTACTACAGCAACACCTCCGTGCCACTGATTAAGCAGTTTCCAGTCACCTGTGAGACTGGACCAG GGAGTCCCTCTGGCCATGCCATGGGTACAGCGGGTGTATACTACGTGATGGTCACATCCACCCTCGCTATCTTTCGGGGAAAGAGAAAGCCAACCTACAGATTTCG GTGCTTGAACGTCATTTTGTGGTTGGGATTCTGGGCCGTGCAGCTAAACGTCTGTCTGTCCCGAATCTACCTTGCTGCTCATTTTCCCCATCAGGTCATTGCCGGAGTCCTGTCAG GCATTGCTGTTGCTGAAACTTTCCGTCACATCCAGAGCATCTACAATGCCAGCCTCAAGAAGTATTTTCTCATTACCTTCTTCTTGTTTGGTTTTGCCATTGGATTTTACCTGCTGCTCAAGGGACTGGGTGTAGACCTCCTGTGGACACTAGAAAAAGCCAAGAGATGGTGTGAGCGGCCGGAATGGGTCCACATTGACACCACGCCCTTTGCCAGCCTCCTCAAGAACTTGGGGACCCTCTTTGGCCTGGGCTTGGCTCTCAACTCCAGCATGTATAGGGAGAGTTGCAAGGGCAAGCTCAACAAGTGGTTCCCATTCCGCCTCAGCTGCATTGTGGTCTCTCTCATCCTCCTGCACCTCTTTGACTCTTTGAAACCCCCATCCCAAGTTGAGCTGATCTTCTATGTCCTGTCCTTCTGCAAGAGCGCAGCCGTGCCCCTGGCATCTGTCGGCCTCATCCCCTACTGCCTTGCCCGGGTCCTGGGCCAGCAGGATAAGAAGTCTTTGTAA